In Lautropia mirabilis, one DNA window encodes the following:
- a CDS encoding NuoB/complex I 20 kDa subunit family protein: protein MSIEGVLNEGFVTTNVDKLINWTRTGSLWAMTFGLACCAVEMIHAGVSRYDLDRFGVIFRPSPRHSDVMIVAGTLCNKMAPALRKVYDQMPEPRWVISMGSCANGGGYYHYSYSVVRGCDRIVPVDIYVPGCPPTAEALIYGIIQLQRKIRETNTIARR, encoded by the coding sequence ATGAGCATCGAAGGCGTACTGAACGAAGGCTTCGTCACCACCAATGTCGACAAGCTGATCAACTGGACCCGTACGGGCTCGCTGTGGGCCATGACCTTCGGCCTGGCCTGTTGTGCCGTCGAGATGATTCACGCCGGCGTTTCGCGTTACGACCTGGACCGTTTCGGTGTCATCTTCCGGCCCAGTCCCCGTCATTCGGACGTCATGATCGTGGCCGGCACGCTGTGCAACAAGATGGCGCCGGCCCTGCGCAAGGTCTATGACCAGATGCCCGAGCCGCGTTGGGTCATCTCCATGGGCTCCTGTGCCAACGGGGGCGGCTACTACCACTATTCCTACTCGGTCGTGCGGGGCTGTGATCGCATCGTGCCCGTCGACATCTACGTGCCGGGCTGTCCGCCCACGGCCGAGGCGCTGATCTACGGCATCATCCAGCTGCAGCGCAAGATCCGTGAAACCAACACCATTGCGCGTCGCTGA
- a CDS encoding NADH-quinone oxidoreductase subunit A encodes MDLNNYLPVLLFLFVGSLVGIGPMVIGKLLGPSRPDPEKLSAYECGFEAFGDARMQVDIRYYLVAILFILFDLEIAFLFPWAVSLGTIGFIGFMSMMVFLGILVIGFIYEWGKGALDWE; translated from the coding sequence ATGGATTTGAACAACTATCTACCGGTCCTTCTTTTTCTGTTTGTTGGCTCCCTCGTTGGTATCGGCCCCATGGTGATCGGCAAGCTGCTCGGTCCCTCCCGCCCCGATCCTGAAAAGCTCTCTGCCTACGAATGCGGTTTCGAGGCATTTGGTGACGCCCGGATGCAGGTTGACATCCGCTACTACCTGGTCGCCATTCTCTTCATTCTCTTTGACCTGGAGATCGCCTTCCTGTTCCCGTGGGCGGTCTCTCTGGGCACCATCGGTTTCATCGGCTTCATGTCGATGATGGTCTTTCTCGGCATTCTCGTCATCGGCTTCATTTACGAATGGGGCAAGGGCGCGCTTGACTGGGAGTGA